A window of the Desulfobacula toluolica Tol2 genome harbors these coding sequences:
- a CDS encoding double-cubane-cluster-containing anaerobic reductase: MSNEYISMWKDLGLNLESHDALLSVLGNAYTDIYLAQKDRPEGMGYFDFVMSEVHGLRIKELLDEKKQGRKIIGSYCVFVPEEIVLAANATLVGLCSGADFAMEEVEKYLPRNTCALIKSAFGFKLGQVCPYLEGADMVVGENTCDGKKKAYETLGSLIDNLYVMDLPQMKSVNGRELLRSEYDRFKTAVEKLTGVAITFDSLKTAIQTVNAKRSALHRLYTLRNNDPAPISGLDALLANQVSFYDNPVRFTQSLHKICDELETRIEEKKGVMQEKTPRILLSGCPMAVPNWKLPWIVETSGAVIVGEESCVGERGTRNLTDDSGDTIDALMDAVTDRYFQVDCAIFTPNSDRLENIMQMAQAYNADGVIHYGLQFCQPYLMESIPVEKMLEDKDIPCLRIETDYGMEDAGQLKTRVEAFIELLKG; the protein is encoded by the coding sequence ATGAGCAACGAATATATTTCCATGTGGAAGGATTTGGGATTGAATCTTGAATCTCATGATGCTTTGTTGAGCGTTTTGGGAAATGCCTATACAGACATTTATCTGGCCCAGAAAGACCGCCCCGAAGGAATGGGATACTTTGATTTTGTGATGAGTGAGGTGCATGGCCTCAGGATCAAGGAACTGCTGGATGAAAAAAAACAGGGCCGTAAAATCATTGGCTCCTATTGTGTATTTGTTCCCGAAGAAATCGTTCTGGCAGCCAATGCAACCCTTGTGGGGCTGTGTTCAGGTGCGGATTTTGCCATGGAAGAAGTTGAAAAATATTTGCCGAGAAACACCTGCGCCCTGATCAAATCCGCATTCGGGTTCAAGCTGGGACAGGTATGCCCCTACCTTGAGGGGGCGGACATGGTTGTGGGCGAAAACACCTGTGACGGAAAGAAAAAAGCCTATGAAACCTTGGGAAGCCTTATTGACAACCTGTATGTGATGGATCTGCCCCAGATGAAATCAGTCAATGGACGCGAACTTCTGAGATCTGAATATGATCGATTTAAGACAGCCGTTGAAAAGCTTACAGGGGTCGCCATTACCTTTGACTCTTTAAAAACCGCCATTCAAACCGTTAACGCAAAACGATCTGCTCTTCACCGTCTGTATACCTTGAGAAACAATGATCCTGCACCCATTTCAGGACTGGACGCCCTTCTGGCAAACCAGGTTTCCTTTTATGATAATCCGGTCAGATTCACGCAGTCTCTTCATAAAATCTGCGATGAACTGGAAACAAGGATAGAAGAAAAAAAGGGTGTCATGCAGGAAAAGACGCCCCGTATACTATTGTCAGGCTGCCCCATGGCCGTTCCCAATTGGAAACTGCCATGGATTGTTGAAACATCGGGCGCAGTGATTGTGGGAGAAGAATCATGCGTGGGAGAGCGGGGAACAAGAAACCTGACAGATGATTCCGGTGACACAATTGACGCCCTCATGGATGCCGTTACCGACAGGTATTTCCAGGTGGACTGCGCGATCTTTACACCCAATTCGGACCGGCTGGAAAATATTATGCAAATGGCCCAGGCCTATAATGCCGATGGGGTTATCCATTACGGACTCCAATTTTGTCAGCCATATCTGATGGAATCCATACCCGTGGAAAAAATGCTGGAAGACAAAGATATTCCATGCCTGCGCATTGAAACCGATTATGGAATGGAAGATGCCGGACAACTCAAAACACGGGTGGAAGCATTTATTGAGCTGCTTAAAGGATAA
- a CDS encoding acyl-CoA dehydratase activase — translation MKCAGIDIGSRTIELVVVENGRILETRKTDTGFDPITQAKKILDGVCYDDIMATGYGRGLFETVFDHVKTVTEIKAHARGVQAFFDTATTILDIGGQDSKAIALNKKGRVKKFEMNDRCAAGTGKFLEIMATNLGFEIDRFGPAALCAENAMSINSMCTVFAESEVTSLIAKGADRQEIARGLHLSVVKRASAMIARVSSQGPIVFSGGVAQNPCIRELISENLDRQVVVPDNPQMMGALGAALILEKENF, via the coding sequence ATGAAATGTGCAGGAATTGATATCGGTTCGCGTACCATTGAACTGGTTGTCGTGGAAAATGGCCGGATACTTGAAACCCGGAAAACAGATACCGGGTTTGATCCGATCACTCAAGCAAAAAAAATCCTTGACGGGGTTTGTTACGACGACATCATGGCTACCGGATACGGACGAGGCCTGTTTGAAACCGTTTTTGACCATGTAAAAACCGTTACGGAAATCAAGGCACATGCAAGGGGAGTGCAGGCCTTTTTTGATACGGCAACAACCATCCTGGATATCGGCGGCCAGGACAGCAAGGCGATTGCCCTCAACAAAAAAGGACGTGTGAAAAAGTTTGAAATGAATGACCGCTGTGCCGCAGGAACCGGCAAGTTTCTGGAAATCATGGCCACAAATCTCGGGTTTGAGATCGACCGGTTTGGCCCGGCAGCGCTTTGTGCTGAAAATGCCATGAGCATCAACAGCATGTGTACGGTGTTTGCAGAATCAGAAGTCACATCACTTATTGCAAAGGGAGCAGACAGACAAGAAATTGCCCGGGGCCTTCATCTGAGCGTCGTTAAAAGGGCCTCGGCAATGATCGCCAGAGTTTCTTCCCAAGGGCCGATTGTTTTTTCAGGTGGTGTGGCGCAAAATCCATGCATACGCGAATTGATATCTGAAAATCTTGACAGGCAAGTTGTCGTCCCGGACAATCCCCAGATGATGGGGGCTTTGGGAGCAGCGCTTATACTTGAAAAGGAAAACTTCTGA
- a CDS encoding acyl-CoA dehydratase activase — protein sequence MFIGIDIGSRTAKGIVFDGKSIVGSSVCDTGIRPKDSGEKILGQLLKTTGSKESDIKKIVGTGYGRVSLTIADKTITELSCHAKGAHFICPSARTVIDIGGQDSKVIHVNETGGMKDFSMNDKCAAGTGRFFEIAARALEMDLDSFCNIGPAVAKSCQINNMCAVFAETEIISLLAKEIPVEEIASGINQAFAKRIAGLAKRLGVSNDVLFVGGVAKNEALKKAVSHALDIEFYPFTTDPQLMGALGAAIFASQL from the coding sequence ATGTTTATCGGAATTGATATCGGTTCAAGAACAGCCAAAGGAATTGTGTTTGATGGAAAATCAATTGTCGGCAGCTCTGTTTGCGACACTGGTATTCGTCCCAAGGATTCAGGTGAAAAAATACTCGGGCAACTCCTGAAAACAACCGGATCAAAAGAATCAGACATTAAGAAAATTGTCGGGACCGGTTATGGCAGGGTTTCTCTGACCATTGCAGATAAAACAATAACCGAGCTTTCCTGCCATGCAAAGGGCGCTCATTTTATCTGTCCTTCCGCACGCACAGTTATTGATATCGGCGGACAGGACAGCAAGGTGATCCATGTCAATGAAACCGGCGGTATGAAAGATTTTTCCATGAATGACAAATGTGCTGCAGGTACGGGCCGTTTTTTTGAAATTGCAGCAAGGGCTCTTGAAATGGATCTGGATTCATTTTGCAATATTGGTCCGGCAGTGGCGAAGTCCTGTCAAATTAATAATATGTGCGCGGTATTTGCAGAAACAGAGATCATCTCATTGCTGGCAAAGGAAATCCCTGTGGAAGAAATTGCTTCAGGAATCAACCAGGCCTTTGCAAAACGAATTGCAGGTCTGGCCAAAAGGTTGGGTGTCTCCAATGATGTTTTGTTTGTAGGGGGTGTTGCAAAAAATGAAGCTTTGAAAAAAGCGGTTTCCCATGCCCTTGATATTGAATTTTATCCGTTCACAACAGATCCCCAGCTGATGGGGGCTTTGGGCGCAGCTATTTTTGCCAGTCAACTTTAA
- a CDS encoding double-cubane-cluster-containing anaerobic reductase, protein MELSVTQTIQDLRTDLAMELEMAKDEGKKVVGCLCSYTPIELILAAGAIPVGLCGSTQTPILAAEEVLSPDQCPKVKATYGRAISGTCPLFPLADCIISETTCDGRKKMYELLAREVPLLVMDLPQKPDEQEALTHWIAEVDKAKSFLEHQLDVVITSENLRDAIQRGNRRRHSLTRLFMAMGSTPPPVTGVEFMEIMSKIGHYVDYDKHINLLSQLLQTLEKTVTDKISQVSTKRHRILWTGLGNSLGCSKVLELVEESGGVVVCQEGCGGITRTEDLIDETKDPLHAIAERYLRVTCACMTPNAQRFKDLKRLIQEFKIDGVIDLAWQFCQPFEIESYRVGELVKKEMGLPFLHIVTDFSQSDVEQLRVRIEGFIEQISENKKYARH, encoded by the coding sequence ATGGAATTAAGCGTAACACAAACCATACAGGATCTGAGAACAGACCTGGCCATGGAACTTGAGATGGCAAAAGATGAAGGCAAAAAAGTTGTTGGCTGCCTATGTTCTTATACCCCCATCGAACTTATACTGGCTGCCGGTGCAATTCCGGTGGGACTGTGCGGTTCCACCCAGACTCCCATCCTTGCTGCAGAAGAAGTCCTTTCCCCTGACCAGTGTCCAAAGGTGAAAGCAACCTATGGCAGGGCAATTTCCGGAACCTGCCCTCTTTTTCCCCTGGCAGACTGCATTATATCGGAAACCACCTGTGACGGCAGGAAAAAAATGTATGAGCTTCTGGCCAGGGAAGTGCCGCTTCTGGTAATGGATCTGCCTCAAAAACCGGATGAACAAGAAGCATTGACCCACTGGATCGCTGAAGTTGACAAGGCAAAATCATTTCTTGAACATCAGCTGGATGTTGTTATTACATCAGAGAATTTGAGAGATGCCATCCAACGGGGTAATCGTAGAAGACATAGCCTTACCAGGCTGTTCATGGCAATGGGATCAACGCCGCCGCCGGTCACAGGCGTTGAGTTTATGGAAATCATGTCCAAGATCGGCCATTATGTGGATTATGACAAACATATCAACTTGTTGAGCCAGCTTTTACAAACACTTGAAAAAACAGTGACAGATAAAATATCACAAGTTTCAACCAAGCGCCATAGAATTCTCTGGACAGGACTTGGCAACAGCCTGGGCTGCAGCAAGGTGCTTGAACTGGTGGAAGAAAGCGGTGGTGTGGTGGTTTGTCAGGAAGGGTGCGGTGGCATTACACGGACCGAAGATTTAATTGATGAAACAAAAGATCCCCTCCACGCGATTGCCGAACGGTATTTGCGGGTGACCTGTGCCTGTATGACCCCAAACGCTCAACGATTTAAAGATCTAAAAAGACTGATTCAAGAATTTAAAATCGATGGGGTGATTGATCTGGCCTGGCAATTTTGCCAGCCCTTTGAAATCGAATCTTACAGAGTGGGCGAGCTTGTCAAAAAAGAAATGGGACTGCCTTTTTTACATATTGTTACCGATTTTTCCCAATCTGATGTCGAACAACTCAGGGTTCGTATTGAGGGGTTTATTGAGCAGATCAGCGAGAATAAAAAATATGCCCGTCATTAA
- a CDS encoding ABC transporter ATP-binding protein, which produces MPVIKAKHLRKIFNENQTNSQVVAIDDFSLDIKKNEFVAIVGPSGCGKSTFLLMVAGLEKATSGTLLLHDKPVGKPEASRAIVFQEYLLFPWKTVKSNIEFGPSLQKIPKKDLEKIGRHYIDMVGLNGFENRYPHELSGGMKQRVAIARALANEPDILLMDEPFGALDSLTRESLQMELLTIWQQTTCTVLFVTHSITEAVYLADRVVVMSKRPGRIKDIIPINLERPRYREMYVSNEFREYENMLKEIVWKEVGDTVL; this is translated from the coding sequence ATGCCCGTCATTAAAGCAAAACATCTCAGAAAGATCTTTAATGAAAACCAAACCAATTCCCAGGTTGTTGCAATTGATGATTTCAGCCTTGATATAAAAAAGAATGAATTCGTTGCCATTGTAGGACCCAGCGGCTGCGGCAAATCAACCTTTTTACTAATGGTTGCAGGGCTTGAGAAAGCAACATCCGGGACCCTGCTGCTCCATGACAAGCCTGTGGGAAAACCGGAAGCCAGCCGGGCTATAGTTTTTCAGGAATATCTGCTGTTTCCCTGGAAAACGGTCAAGTCAAACATTGAATTCGGTCCTTCCTTACAGAAGATACCTAAAAAAGACCTTGAGAAAATAGGTCGTCATTATATTGATATGGTTGGTTTAAACGGGTTTGAAAATCGATATCCCCATGAGCTTTCCGGGGGAATGAAGCAGCGTGTGGCCATCGCCCGCGCTCTTGCCAATGAACCTGACATACTTTTAATGGACGAACCTTTCGGCGCACTTGATTCGCTGACACGGGAAAGCCTTCAAATGGAACTTTTAACTATCTGGCAGCAAACCACATGTACAGTTCTTTTTGTTACCCACAGCATCACCGAAGCCGTCTATCTGGCGGACAGAGTGGTGGTCATGAGCAAACGGCCTGGAAGAATAAAAGATATCATTCCAATTAATCTGGAACGCCCGCGTTACAGGGAAATGTACGTTTCTAACGAATTCAGGGAATATGAAAACATGCTGAAAGAAATTGTTTGGAAAGAAGTTGGAGACACGGTTTTATGA
- a CDS encoding ABC transporter permease, which yields MKHINIKKLISPIILLLLWELIARIGWIPNWFLPVPSTVLQVLWEMILSGEVPKHTGISLLRGFTGYGFAAVFGIGLGLLIAWSKIIENIFDPLIELIRPLSTFALIPIFFLWFGIGNTSKIIIIFKACFFPIVINTISGIKGVDSKLIQAARSLGATERQLWTKVFIPSALPMIITGMRISTAISIMALVGVEMLAGDSGIGFLVIDAQRTFDTERVFAGIIVLSILGFSLDRIARMIQYRILSWHTQTSLEGGRT from the coding sequence ATGAAACACATAAATATCAAGAAACTCATCTCCCCTATTATCCTTCTTCTCTTATGGGAATTGATTGCCAGAATCGGGTGGATACCGAACTGGTTTTTACCGGTGCCGTCAACGGTTTTACAGGTGCTGTGGGAAATGATTTTATCCGGTGAGGTTCCAAAACATACCGGCATCAGTCTTTTAAGGGGTTTTACCGGGTATGGGTTTGCCGCAGTATTTGGTATTGGTCTGGGGCTGTTGATTGCCTGGTCAAAAATTATTGAAAATATTTTTGACCCGCTCATTGAGTTGATTCGCCCCCTTTCAACATTTGCATTAATCCCGATTTTTTTTCTCTGGTTCGGCATCGGCAATACCTCAAAAATAATAATTATTTTCAAAGCCTGTTTTTTCCCCATCGTGATCAACACAATATCGGGTATTAAAGGTGTGGACAGCAAACTGATTCAGGCTGCCCGCTCCCTTGGAGCTACGGAACGGCAATTGTGGACAAAGGTATTCATTCCTTCGGCTCTTCCCATGATTATCACGGGCATGAGAATATCCACGGCTATTTCAATCATGGCCCTGGTGGGTGTAGAAATGCTGGCCGGTGATTCAGGTATAGGATTTTTGGTGATTGATGCCCAACGTACTTTTGACACTGAGCGCGTTTTTGCCGGCATTATCGTTTTATCAATTCTTGGGTTTTCTCTGGATCGAATTGCAAGGATGATCCAGTATAGAATCCTTTCCTGGCATACACAGACGTCTTTGGAGGGAGGACGGACATGA
- a CDS encoding TonB-dependent receptor, CU motif-type: protein MIKIVRLIFPLLLMVCLLWPPIAGSEPMNPDKENCPDCQKTEPINIGDVLVTAFHGGAVTITPTKTVIDIEKFNKSGTVDRVEDILMHLTGIDVLRGTAGADPQQMIMMRGFDDSRFTIAIDGRTITAPTAGADTYVDWSSLTTGDMKKIEIIRGAASVQYENSQGGIINIITQKGKKQSTLVPQLTVSSEYARYNTWVHRTTADGGIGDLTYFLNYGYKESDGYLRNNDYNGNDYSARFAYTFASDGILTLSAKGSDLTMGYTVANDPDGIYADYDPSYPVVPEDADTLRRYRDMSFAGGDNYKDKESLHKDISFEQPFGKNTLKVQLYETTGEESSYYYTLVKNNAYDPTIDPPENQYKLTQKSSVGDSRKERHIGGRLQYHMELWDNHSLVMGYDQRRMEVESNKDIWRMQAGYLEDNWQITSKLSALLGMRYAHIRENTYPYADPGTIEKYSHKLKTQLWLPKSTLTYQFTKDTSAFISVNKDYHVPGCUDRSAWASFGSDEKGNEIETETSMHYDTGLFHKLNEKIDTRLSIYYIAIDNYIVANSGDSHHASSSYGYNVDKIAFYGFEAEFNAALSKKVTLFGNYTFRQINYDQEDILADAILLELSPEHKANLSIRYKMFENTRLTSDIRYVGERKTEGNVYNLDDFITVDVGIEQTLFKKIALRAYISNLFGEEYQEVYGYPLPEQTFGIRVKVTF, encoded by the coding sequence ATGATAAAGATTGTTAGATTGATTTTCCCGTTGCTGCTGATGGTATGCCTTTTATGGCCACCGATAGCCGGCTCAGAACCGATGAATCCAGACAAAGAAAATTGTCCGGATTGCCAAAAGACCGAGCCCATTAACATAGGCGATGTGCTTGTCACCGCATTTCACGGTGGTGCCGTTACAATTACGCCCACGAAAACAGTTATAGACATCGAAAAATTTAACAAAAGCGGAACTGTGGACCGTGTGGAAGATATTTTGATGCATTTGACAGGTATTGATGTATTGCGAGGGACGGCAGGCGCTGATCCACAGCAGATGATTATGATGCGTGGATTTGATGACAGCCGATTTACCATTGCCATTGACGGCAGAACAATTACTGCTCCAACGGCAGGCGCTGACACCTATGTTGACTGGTCAAGCCTGACCACAGGTGATATGAAAAAAATTGAAATCATCCGAGGTGCAGCATCAGTCCAATATGAAAATTCCCAGGGCGGTATCATCAATATCATTACACAAAAGGGAAAGAAACAATCCACCCTTGTTCCCCAACTGACAGTCTCTTCTGAATATGCCAGGTACAATACATGGGTACACCGGACGACAGCAGACGGCGGTATTGGCGATTTAACCTATTTTTTAAACTATGGATACAAGGAGTCGGACGGCTATTTAAGAAACAATGATTATAACGGGAACGATTATTCAGCCAGGTTTGCTTATACCTTTGCATCTGATGGCATCCTGACGCTTTCCGCAAAAGGATCGGACCTTACTATGGGATATACAGTGGCCAATGATCCTGACGGCATATATGCCGACTATGACCCTTCCTACCCGGTTGTACCTGAAGATGCAGATACCCTCCGACGTTACAGGGACATGTCCTTTGCCGGAGGGGATAATTACAAAGATAAAGAATCTCTGCATAAAGACATCAGCTTTGAACAACCATTTGGTAAAAACACCTTAAAAGTCCAATTATATGAAACAACAGGCGAGGAAAGCAGTTATTATTACACCCTTGTCAAAAACAACGCATATGACCCGACCATAGACCCACCTGAAAATCAATATAAACTGACCCAAAAATCTTCCGTTGGTGATAGCCGCAAGGAGAGACATATCGGCGGAAGACTCCAGTATCATATGGAACTGTGGGATAACCACTCCCTGGTCATGGGGTATGACCAGAGACGGATGGAGGTTGAATCCAATAAGGATATCTGGCGGATGCAGGCAGGTTACCTTGAAGACAACTGGCAAATCACTTCTAAACTATCTGCGCTTCTCGGTATGCGGTATGCCCATATTCGTGAGAATACCTATCCCTATGCAGATCCCGGTACAATTGAAAAATACAGCCACAAACTGAAAACACAGCTTTGGTTACCCAAATCCACACTTACCTATCAGTTTACAAAGGACACCTCAGCCTTTATTTCTGTCAACAAGGACTACCACGTCCCTGGCTGTTGAGATCGGTCTGCTTGGGCCAGTTTTGGCTCTGATGAAAAAGGAAATGAAATTGAAACAGAAACCAGTATGCACTACGACACAGGGCTTTTCCATAAATTAAACGAGAAGATCGATACCCGGTTGTCAATATATTACATCGCCATCGACAATTATATTGTAGCAAATTCAGGTGATTCCCACCATGCATCAAGCAGTTACGGCTACAATGTCGATAAAATTGCTTTTTACGGTTTTGAAGCGGAATTCAACGCGGCACTGTCTAAAAAGGTGACACTTTTCGGTAACTACACTTTTAGACAAATCAATTATGACCAGGAAGATATCCTGGCAGATGCCATCCTGCTGGAACTATCTCCAGAGCATAAAGCCAATCTGAGTATCCGCTACAAAATGTTTGAGAACACGCGTTTGACATCGGATATCAGGTATGTCGGGGAGCGTAAAACTGAAGGCAATGTGTACAACCTGGATGATTTTATCACGGTGGATGTGGGAATTGAACAAACCCTGTTCAAAAAAATTGCCCTGCGCGCCTATATTAGTAACCTTTTTGGAGAAGAGTACCAGGAAGTATATGGCTATCCATTGCCTGAGCAGACCTTTGGTATTCGTGTAAAAGTTACATTTTAA
- a CDS encoding ABC transporter substrate-binding protein has product MKLFFRSSVATFVLLFIFLPSQLLADSQATEKRPTVKLTYWKSIDDLPLYVAKEKGYFEESGVNVELLHIKGEQNALAAALRGDVNGGYISLASLIKLAEKKVPIKVVIWMGHAHKGTKCGIHVGTQTTYQQLTDLKGIRLATGGSINTKTMLTHALYKGNLGLKDIRTLWGGTPDNPMQYEAALRSGGVDAFIV; this is encoded by the coding sequence ATGAAGTTGTTCTTCAGATCAAGTGTAGCCACATTCGTTCTGTTATTCATATTTTTACCGTCCCAGTTGCTTGCGGATTCGCAAGCAACTGAAAAAAGGCCGACGGTCAAATTAACCTATTGGAAAAGCATTGACGACCTTCCCTTGTATGTGGCCAAGGAAAAAGGCTATTTTGAAGAATCCGGTGTCAATGTAGAACTTCTGCACATTAAAGGAGAACAAAATGCGCTTGCCGCAGCATTGAGAGGAGATGTGAATGGCGGATATATTTCGCTTGCTTCACTGATCAAGCTGGCTGAAAAAAAAGTACCGATAAAAGTGGTAATATGGATGGGACATGCCCATAAAGGAACCAAATGCGGTATACACGTAGGTACACAGACAACGTATCAGCAATTGACTGACCTTAAAGGTATCCGCCTGGCAACCGGTGGCAGCATCAACACAAAGACCATGCTGACCCATGCTCTTTACAAGGGAAATCTAGGATTAAAAGATATCCGAACATTATGGGGAGGCACACCGGATAATCCCATGCAATATGAAGCAGCTCTCAGGTCAGGCGGTGTTGACGCATTTATTGTTTGA
- a CDS encoding ABC transporter substrate-binding protein produces MLELHGASRILASFHDIVPNWIFAGLYFSDTFLKKNKESVKKVLQAIEKAFVFIKENEIQAREYLPKYTGIKRDICMIAALREYGAAKEPIERINFQRNLMIKYGYIKTNTPIEHMIDYQYLSQ; encoded by the coding sequence ATGCTGGAATTGCATGGAGCAAGTAGGATATTAGCTTCTTTTCATGATATTGTACCCAATTGGATTTTTGCAGGCTTGTATTTTTCAGACACCTTTTTAAAAAAGAATAAAGAAAGTGTAAAAAAAGTGCTGCAGGCTATTGAAAAAGCATTTGTCTTTATCAAAGAAAATGAAATTCAGGCAAGAGAGTATCTGCCAAAATATACCGGAATCAAAAGGGATATCTGCATGATAGCGGCATTAAGGGAATATGGTGCAGCAAAAGAACCCATAGAACGCATCAACTTTCAACGAAACTTGATGATTAAATACGGGTATATTAAAACCAATACCCCAATAGAACACATGATCGATTATCAATATTTATCTCAATAG
- a CDS encoding MotA/TolQ/ExbB proton channel family protein, with product MLDFLSKGGMLVIPIIFCSVIVLAIFFERIIRYAVNRNRGKNIEHQVTQLMKLGDTDQALAVSKKSRSPMGRVLEKAIDARDMESDVLESVIANATENEVRGLSSYLQALATIGNIAPLLGLLGTIIGMIKAFMVIQQMGGKVNAAVLAGGIWEAMLTTALGLAVALPTMVAHSYLIAKVDMYEARLQNGSILFLKAISKKVA from the coding sequence ATGCTCGATTTTTTATCAAAAGGTGGAATGCTGGTTATACCAATCATATTTTGTTCTGTCATTGTCCTGGCAATTTTTTTTGAACGGATCATTCGATATGCAGTCAATCGCAATCGGGGGAAAAACATTGAACATCAGGTGACTCAATTGATGAAACTGGGAGATACAGACCAAGCGCTGGCCGTCTCAAAAAAAAGCCGGTCGCCCATGGGCCGGGTGTTGGAAAAAGCCATTGATGCAAGAGATATGGAAAGCGACGTACTGGAATCGGTTATTGCAAATGCCACAGAAAATGAGGTCAGGGGACTGTCTTCATATCTTCAAGCCCTGGCAACCATTGGTAATATAGCACCGCTGCTCGGGCTTTTGGGTACGATTATCGGCATGATAAAGGCTTTTATGGTCATCCAGCAGATGGGGGGCAAGGTCAATGCCGCCGTGCTGGCCGGAGGGATATGGGAAGCCATGCTTACCACTGCGTTAGGATTAGCCGTGGCACTGCCCACCATGGTGGCGCATTCATATTTAATTGCCAAGGTGGACATGTATGAAGCACGGCTTCAAAACGGTTCCATCCTTTTTTTAAAAGCAATTTCAAAAAAGGTGGCGTAA
- a CDS encoding ExbD/TolR family protein produces the protein MPVFKKKRDRYQIQPPMTSLIDIVFLLLIYFMLTTNFIVEEGINIKLPNAKASAPQVKQEITIYIDKRGTIYMMEKEIPLDMLYAQIKEMIGGATDRLVVVKADKTIVLNKAVRVMDIAKAAGASRLCLATEKGL, from the coding sequence ATGCCGGTGTTTAAAAAAAAAAGAGACCGATACCAGATTCAGCCGCCCATGACCTCATTGATTGATATCGTGTTTTTATTGCTCATCTATTTTATGTTGACCACCAATTTTATTGTGGAAGAGGGTATTAATATCAAACTTCCCAATGCCAAAGCCTCTGCCCCCCAAGTAAAACAGGAAATCACCATTTATATAGATAAAAGAGGAACCATCTACATGATGGAAAAAGAAATTCCTTTAGATATGCTCTATGCACAGATCAAAGAGATGATTGGCGGGGCGACAGATCGCCTGGTTGTGGTAAAAGCTGACAAGACAATTGTCTTAAATAAAGCGGTCCGGGTAATGGATATCGCAAAAGCGGCCGGTGCATCCCGGCTGTGCCTGGCTACTGAAAAAGGATTATAA
- a CDS encoding energy transducer TonB, with protein sequence MTAQEQNTSNWLLRGFICLSMVIHFFIFLHMAGIYKNNAMSYIEFTMHEFSKPNIRHIPTPRMRQKNPDISKVQQIKTRKLIIPQFKMEKVQTHQMDNSYEKISMPGFTDTIKISDMTINSIADINAFHEPVKFTTAKEYFEMLNLRINSAKEYPEYAKSRHLEGRVTVEFVLQKDGVLNNIKVAKSSRHERLDNAAIEAVKRASPFPRPPSFLFKTPITLQVNIMFEMA encoded by the coding sequence GTGACAGCACAAGAACAAAATACATCCAATTGGCTGCTGCGCGGATTTATATGTTTGTCAATGGTGATCCATTTTTTTATTTTTCTCCACATGGCAGGTATTTATAAAAACAATGCCATGTCATATATTGAATTCACCATGCACGAGTTTTCCAAACCCAATATTCGACATATTCCAACCCCGCGGATGCGACAGAAAAATCCGGATATTTCCAAAGTTCAACAAATTAAAACCAGAAAATTGATCATCCCCCAATTTAAAATGGAAAAGGTCCAAACTCACCAGATGGACAATAGTTATGAAAAAATAAGCATGCCGGGCTTTACAGACACGATAAAAATCAGTGATATGACTATTAACAGCATTGCAGATATCAATGCCTTTCACGAACCGGTTAAATTCACCACTGCAAAAGAATATTTTGAGATGCTGAACCTGCGTATAAACAGTGCAAAAGAATATCCGGAATATGCGAAATCCCGCCATTTAGAAGGCCGTGTTACAGTGGAATTTGTGTTGCAAAAGGACGGGGTACTGAACAATATTAAAGTTGCAAAAAGTTCCCGCCACGAGCGCCTGGATAATGCCGCCATTGAGGCTGTAAAGCGTGCATCACCCTTTCCCAGACCCCCTTCATTTTTATTCAAGACACCAATAACTCTTCAGGTTAATATTATGTTTGAAATGGCATAA